The following are encoded together in the Synergistaceae bacterium genome:
- a CDS encoding response regulator yields the protein MNTQYLRQFITAPANGNGAANIKSLCMCAFGAVSSFSMGLLGIIRLVQGFNRSAVMYLILCMLSIFVLVYSMKNISRRTPEKLSWLEYPLSAGIFIFGLTALFFIDGGTDGGVPVFFILAVVATPCFMNFSDAVVMLCLEISAYISNAIFAHFYPGSINYALAVRGSTFLPILIVTGSLGMLCLIYTYSYRRQQIRLDSAIKEANAANEAKSSFLDNMSHEIRTPMNSILGMNEMILREEDRPEIKEYALVIQRSGRALLGIINDILDFSKLQDNKMEISPVRYDLSSLINDMVNIAAEQAKKKSLNFTVNVDKSIPRILDGDEYHIRQVMLNLLNNAIKYTERGGVTITIGFEAIDNYTILLKCAVSDTGIGIKAENIEYIFTPFEHLETSRKFSADGSGLGLPIVQKLLQLMGSELKIESVFHKGSTFSFDVRQNVIKWEPIGDYERAYSMATTHKDVKFTQSFQAPGARVLVVDDADVNLLVFANLLKKTKIKIDTASSGVEMLQMARMNKYDMIFLDHRMPGMDGIEAFHNLKKSPEGLNYNTPVVALTANAVLGARQLYIDEGFSDYISKPVDTVRLEQILLEYLPDDLIIRGDAMTQDYEPAINESISESESESAQESESSPYKNIPGIDYNAAVTNCGSEDTFIQALEIFYNTLDKKADDIEKFAREKDIKNYTVLVHALKSAARLVGALNLSADAKYLEECGDKNDVHEIETKTPALLSQYRGYKEVLAKVFGKNEPDLSLPEISIEDLHEMYSLIKGFAADFDLDNIDNLINEAKNFRIPDSERERFEQIKDCVTAADWSTLEQLLEK from the coding sequence ATGAACACTCAATATTTACGACAATTTATAACAGCTCCAGCCAATGGAAACGGAGCAGCAAATATAAAATCTTTGTGTATGTGCGCATTTGGTGCGGTCTCTTCGTTTTCTATGGGATTGCTGGGCATTATAAGACTCGTACAGGGCTTTAACAGATCTGCTGTGATGTATTTAATTCTCTGTATGCTGTCTATTTTTGTGCTTGTTTACTCGATGAAAAATATTTCGCGCCGTACTCCCGAAAAACTTTCATGGCTTGAGTACCCGTTATCAGCAGGAATATTTATATTCGGCCTTACAGCTTTATTCTTCATTGATGGAGGCACAGACGGAGGAGTCCCGGTTTTCTTTATTCTTGCGGTAGTTGCGACTCCGTGCTTTATGAATTTTTCTGACGCTGTTGTAATGCTCTGTCTAGAAATTTCCGCGTATATTTCTAATGCAATTTTCGCACATTTTTACCCCGGATCTATTAATTACGCTCTTGCAGTGAGGGGCAGCACATTTTTGCCGATTTTGATCGTAACCGGATCGCTTGGTATGTTGTGCTTGATTTACACGTATTCATATAGAAGACAGCAAATAAGACTCGACAGCGCAATAAAGGAAGCAAACGCAGCTAACGAGGCGAAAAGCTCATTTCTTGACAACATGTCTCACGAGATAAGAACGCCGATGAATTCAATTTTAGGCATGAACGAAATGATTTTACGCGAGGAAGACCGCCCCGAAATAAAAGAATATGCGCTTGTGATTCAAAGGAGCGGACGTGCTTTACTGGGAATAATTAACGATATTCTTGACTTCTCAAAATTGCAGGACAACAAAATGGAAATTTCTCCGGTCAGATATGATTTAAGCTCGTTAATAAATGACATGGTAAATATCGCAGCTGAACAGGCCAAGAAAAAATCTTTGAATTTCACCGTAAATGTAGATAAATCAATTCCCAGAATCTTGGACGGCGACGAGTATCACATCAGGCAGGTAATGTTAAATCTTCTCAACAACGCAATAAAATATACTGAACGCGGCGGAGTTACTATTACAATCGGATTTGAAGCAATTGACAATTATACGATTCTGCTAAAATGTGCAGTGAGCGATACAGGAATCGGAATCAAAGCAGAAAATATCGAGTACATTTTTACACCGTTCGAGCATTTGGAAACATCAAGAAAATTCAGCGCGGACGGTTCAGGGCTTGGACTTCCTATCGTGCAGAAATTATTACAATTAATGGGCAGCGAATTAAAAATTGAAAGCGTGTTTCACAAAGGTTCTACATTTTCATTTGATGTGCGTCAAAATGTTATCAAGTGGGAGCCGATCGGAGACTATGAACGCGCTTATTCAATGGCGACAACACATAAGGACGTGAAATTTACGCAGTCGTTCCAAGCACCTGGCGCAAGAGTCCTAGTTGTTGATGACGCAGACGTTAATTTGTTAGTGTTCGCTAACCTGCTGAAGAAGACGAAAATAAAAATTGACACGGCCTCAAGCGGAGTTGAAATGCTGCAAATGGCTCGAATGAATAAATATGATATGATTTTCCTTGATCACAGAATGCCCGGTATGGACGGAATCGAGGCTTTCCACAACTTGAAGAAATCTCCTGAAGGCTTGAATTATAATACTCCTGTTGTAGCGTTGACTGCAAATGCTGTGTTAGGCGCAAGACAATTATACATTGATGAAGGATTCAGCGATTATATTTCTAAACCGGTCGACACTGTGAGACTTGAACAAATTTTGCTGGAATATCTGCCCGATGATTTAATAATTAGGGGCGACGCAATGACTCAAGATTACGAACCGGCAATTAATGAGTCAATCAGCGAATCAGAGTCAGAATCAGCGCAAGAGTCAGAGTCTTCACCGTATAAAAATATTCCTGGAATAGATTATAATGCAGCTGTAACAAATTGCGGGAGTGAAGATACATTCATTCAGGCACTAGAAATTTTTTACAACACACTCGACAAGAAGGCCGATGACATAGAAAAATTTGCGCGTGAGAAGGACATAAAAAATTATACAGTTCTTGTTCATGCGTTAAAGAGTGCGGCGCGTCTGGTCGGGGCGTTGAATCTTTCGGCCGATGCAAAATATTTGGAGGAATGCGGCGACAAAAACGACGTTCACGAGATAGAGACAAAGACTCCTGCGCTGTTATCGCAATATAGGGGTTATAAAGAAGTTCTCGCAAAAGTTTTCGGCAAGAATGAACCTGATTTATCACTTCCGGAAATTTCTATAGAAGATTTGCACGAAATGTATTCGCTCATAAAGGGTTTTGCGGCAGATTTTGATTTGGACAATATTGACAATTTGATAAACGAGGCTAAAAATTTCCGTATACCCGACTCCGAGCGTGAGAGATTCGAGCAAATAAAAGACTGCGTAACTGCAGCGGATTGGTCAACTCTTGAGCAGTTATTGGAAAAATAA
- a CDS encoding response regulator gives MSKILFITEKMSFISQGIINHLKTQDFEVLTVHPDVTAISNFLKEDNAPASDESSVDPEVAALLSEEGADPAAGEAATQKTSDIPRIFILYLQGEDNLMIDVLGYIRDLVEDRGIRFFVIGTQEELDAIIGKKADYVAGMYTRPVDLQDLIARLQKEGEAVDKLRDFKSILIVDDDATALRSMKSLLSTRYKILVANSGMNAITILAKNKVDLILLDFEMPIVNGPKVLEMIRSDPNTANIPVMFLTAKGDKRSIMEVLRFKPEKYLLKTMLPKDILDSIDEFFRMRR, from the coding sequence ATGAGCAAAATATTATTTATCACTGAAAAAATGAGCTTTATATCACAAGGAATAATTAACCATTTGAAGACTCAAGATTTCGAGGTCTTGACGGTGCATCCGGACGTTACTGCAATATCAAATTTCTTGAAGGAAGATAACGCGCCCGCCTCGGACGAGTCTTCAGTTGATCCCGAAGTCGCAGCACTGTTGAGCGAAGAAGGAGCAGACCCCGCAGCAGGAGAAGCAGCAACGCAAAAAACTTCAGATATTCCGCGAATATTTATACTTTATTTGCAGGGTGAAGACAATTTAATGATTGATGTACTCGGCTATATTCGTGATTTAGTTGAGGACAGAGGCATAAGATTCTTTGTAATCGGCACGCAGGAAGAACTTGACGCAATTATCGGCAAGAAAGCTGATTACGTTGCAGGAATGTACACGAGGCCGGTAGATCTTCAAGACTTGATTGCACGCTTACAGAAAGAGGGCGAGGCGGTCGACAAGTTAAGAGACTTCAAGAGCATATTAATTGTTGATGATGATGCAACGGCTTTGCGCTCAATGAAGAGTCTTTTATCGACGAGATATAAAATTTTAGTCGCAAATTCCGGCATGAACGCAATTACTATATTAGCGAAAAATAAAGTTGATTTAATCCTGCTAGATTTTGAAATGCCGATAGTGAACGGGCCGAAAGTTTTAGAGATGATTCGCTCGGATCCTAACACTGCAAATATTCCGGTAATGTTTCTTACTGCTAAGGGCGACAAACGCAGCATCATGGAAGTATTACGCTTCAAGCCCGAAAAATATTTATTGAAGACTATGCTGCCGAAAGATATTCTTGATAGCATTGACGAATTTTTTAGAATGAGACGCTAA